The Mycolicibacterium flavescens genomic interval GTCAGCGAATGACAGTAGATCTCGCACGGTAGTGGATCGGGTACCACACCGTCGTCCGCGCGCAGGTATGCCGAATCCAACTGGCTGAATGCCTCATTGATGTGCAACGTTCCGCCGAACGCCTGCTCGGGTGTGACGGCATCGTCGCGCAATCGCGGTAGGCGCCGCAGCATGAGGTTCACCTTGACCTGCGCGCCCGGCGTCGACTCCGGCGGTTTCTCACCCAGTAAGCCGGCGAGCACGCTCGGCGTCACGTTGGCCAGAATCACGCCGCCGTGGACCGTGTGATCAACACCGTTGCGGCGGTAGCGCACTTCGCCGTCGGGATCGATCGCGTACACCTCTGCACCGCAGGTGATTTCGGCACCATAGCCGGCTGCCGCGGCAGCAAACGCACCGCTGATCGCGCCCATCCCGCCGATCGGTACATCCCAGTCGCCGGTTCCACCGCCGAGCAGGTGGTAGAGGAAACAGACGTTCTGGATCAACGACGGATCGTCGAGGCGGGCGAAGGTGCCGATCAACGCGTCGGTGGCCATCACACCGCGGACGACGTCGCTGTCGACGGCCGAGGTGATCGCGTGCCCGATCGGCTCGTCGACCATCGACCGCCATGCGGTTTCGTCATCCACGAGAGCGCGCGCTTGTGTGCGCGTCAGAAGCGCTTCCAGCAGCGTCGGCCATAACCGCTCGACCAGCCCACCGCACCGGCGGTAGAACCCGGCGAACCGCGACTCGTCGTCGGCCGCGCCGATCGCGTCGAATGTCGACGTGGGGCCGATGAGCAGTCCGGTGCGGCCACCGGTAGTCGGGTCGGGCGTGTACGACGAATAGCGGCGACGCACCAGGCGAACCCGCGCGCCCAGGTCGTCGACGATGCGCCGGGGCAGCAGGCTGACGAGGTAGGAGTATCGCGACAACCGGGCGTCGACTCCGTCAAACGCGTGCGCGGAAACCGCCGCGCCGCCGACGTGGTCCAGTCGCTCCAGCACCCGAACCCGACGACCCGCCTTCGCCAGATACGCCGCCGCGACGAGACCGTTGTGCCCGCCGCCGACGATGATGACGTCGTAACTGGGGCTCAGTTGAGGTAGCCCTCGACCTCATCGGGCGGACGCACCTCGGCTTCGCGTGGATCGCCGCCGGTCTCCCGAAGCGCCCGGCGCTGCCGCAGCAGATCCCAACACTGGTCGAGCTGCACCTCGACGGCCTTCAGCCGTCGGTGCTCCTCGGATTCGTCGATCTCGCGATTCTGGAGCTGCGCGCGCAGCTCCTGCTCCTCGGCGACCAGCCTGTTGACCTGGTCGAGAATGTCTTGGTCTTTGGTCACAGCATCAGTCTGCCCGACTACCGTGAGTGCGGTGACTTCAAGCTCAGGGCAGAAGCCCGAAATCGAATTCCCCGACGGCCCTCCGCCTAGCGAAATGGTGATCACCGATCTGGTCGTCGGCGACGGCGCCGAAGCGGTGCCCGGCGGCAACGTCGAGGTGCACTACGTCGGCGTGGAGTACGACACCGGCGAAGAATTCGACAGCTCATGGAACCGCGGCGAGTCGATCGAGTTCCCGCTGCGCGGCCTCATCCAGGGTTGGCAGGACGGCATTCCGGGCATGAAGGTCGGCGGTCGTCGACAGCTCGTCATCCCGCCCGAGCAGGCCTACGGTCCCGCCGGCGGCGGGCACCGGCTGTCGGGTAAGACGCTGATCTTCGTCATCGACCTGCTGGCGACCCGCTGACCTGCCGTCGAAACTGAAGAACTGCGCGTTCGAACGGCAGATTTTCGCGCAGAGGCTCAGTTTCGGCGGCAAAGCTCACTGATGACCCGGCAGGCGCAGCAGCAGCCGAGCGCCACCCAGCGGGCTTTCCTCTAAAGAGGCTGTGCCGCCATGCAATTCGGCCTGCTGTGCGACCAGCGCCAGGCCGAGCCCCGAGCCCGACACCGACGCCGTCGATCCGCGAGAAAACCGTTCGAACACGACCGAGCGCTCCTCCTCGGGGATGCCGACGCCGTCGTCGTCGATCGCGATCTCCACGCCCGCTCGTGAACTGACCGCCGACAGTTGAACCCGCGTGGCTCCACCATGCTTCACGGCGTTGGCGATCGCGTTGTCGACCGCCAACCGCAGACCCGCGGGCAGGCCCACGATGATCACCGTCGGCGCAGGCACCAACGACACCTCCAGGTCGGAGTAGACGCGCATCGCGTCATGGGCGGCGCGGTCCAACAACTCCGTGATGTCGACGGGCACGTGGTCGTCGGCGGTCGACAACTCACCCTGTGCCAGGCGTTCCAGCGCGCCGAGCGTCGCCTCGATCCGCGACTGGGTGCGAATCACGTCGTTGACCACCTCTTTGCGCTGGTCCTCGGGCAGGTCGAGGGTCGACAGCACCTCGAGGTTGGTCCGCATCGCGGTCAACGGGGTGCGCAGTTCGTGGGCGGAGACGGATGCGAAATCGCGCGCCGACGCCAGCGCGGCCTTGGTCCGGTCCTGTTCCTTCCACACGCGTTCGACCAGGCCCTTGACCGCCTCGGCGATCTCGACGGCCTCGGTGGCGCCGCGCACCTCGACGTCGGGGTCCTCGTCGCCGGCATCGATCTGGCGGGTCTGTTGGGCCAGGCTCTTGAGCGGGCGCACCGCGAAAGCCGCCAGTACCCAACCGAACACCGACGCGGCGCCGACGGCGAACACGCAGATGATGATCACCCGCCGGTGCAGGTTGTTGGTGTCGGCAATCGTGGCCTCGTACGTGGCGCCGACGGCCACCGACATCGGCCCGGGGTAGTAGGGGATGTCGACGGTGCGGACGCGATAGCGCACGCCGTCGACGTAGGTGTCGGCGTATCCGGGTTCGAGTTGGGGGAGTACGACGTCGGAGTTGGACGTCACCTCGTCGCCGCGGTGCACGGTGATGACCGCGTCCTGGTTGGTCGGCGACTTCGGGATTTCGTCCAGGCCGCGGGGCAGGAACGGGATCGCGAAGCCGGCGGCCTCGTCGAGGCGGCGGTCGAGGCGTTCCTTACGGTCGTTGGTGATGCCGACCCAGACCACCGTTCCCACGATGATGACGACGATCGCCGCGCCGATCGCGGTGGCGAGCGCGACGCGGGTGCGCAGCGACGGGGTTCGGCGGAAGATCCGCGACAGCACGCTCATCACTGCGTCCGCAGGACGAACCCCACTCCGCGAACGGTGTGCAGCAGCCGGGGAGCGCCGCCTGCCTCGAGCTTGCGGCGCAGGTAGCCGATGAAGACGTCGACCACGTTGGTGTCGGCGGCGAAGTCGTAGCCCCAGACGAGCTCGAGTAGCTGTGCGCGTGACAGCACGGCGGTCTTGTGCTCGGCCAGCACCGCAAGCAGGTCGAATTCGCGTTTGGTCAGGTCGACGTCGACACCGTTGACGCGCGCGCGCCGGCCGGGGATGTCGACTTCCAAAGGTCCGACCTGAATGGTTTCCGAGGAGAAGGTCGCGGTGGACCCGCGCCTGCGCAGCAGCGCCTTCACCCGGGCGACCAGTTCCTGCAACACGAACGGTTTGACCAGGTAGTCGTCGGCCCCGGCTTCCAGACCGGCGACCCGGTCGTCGACCGAGCTGCGCGCCGAGAGCACGCAGACCGGCACGTCGTTGTCCATCGCGCGCAACGCCGTGACCACGCTGACTCCGTCGAGCACGGGCATGTTGATGTCCAGGACGATCGCGTCGGGCCGGGTCTCGGTCGCGCTGCGCAGTGCCTCGGCGCCGTCGACCGCGGTGGACACATCGAATCCGGACAGCCGCAATCCGCGCTCCAGTGAGGCCAGCACATCGGGATCGTCGTCGACCACGAGAACCCGGGGTGAGCCTGCGCCACTATCCATACAGCCAATATTGCCTGAAGTCCTCGTCGGATCGCGGGAAGCCGAGCGGACGGGAGCTGCGCCACCGCGCTGATGATGCGGAGCTCAATCGCGACGCCTCGCCGCCCCGACTGATGGCGGCGCGCGTCATCGCCTCGGATGCCGATTCGACATCTGGCGCACTCCCCGGCGATGAACGGTTTGCCGCACTCTTTTCCAATCTTTGCTGAGGCGGCCGGAGATTGCTATGGCGGCAAGCCGGTGCGCTGTGCTGGGAGCTCAGCGGTTCTGGGTTATCACCACATTGCCGCTCGTCGAACGGGCGGTCACCTCGGCGGCGTTCAGGTCGGTGGTTTGGGGCACAGTCACGACCACATTGCCGCGGGGTCCCGCGGACCCGCTTATGCGATACGGTGCTGGACCAGGCAATCCCAGAGTCACCTGGCCTGAGCCGATCGCTTCGGTGATGCGCGGAACTGCGCGAAATTCCACTGAGATGCGGCCGGATTGGGTTATCGCCCTGAATGATTCGGTGACCGCGATCCGTGTTCCAGTGTTGATATCTCCGTTTCGAATCGCGATATCAATCAAGCGTGCCGAACCGCTGAGCGTGACGGTGCCGGTATCGGTTTTGGCAATCAGTTGATCGACATCTGCCTCGCTCGTGATCGAACCGGTTCGGTGAGTGACCGTCACGCGCAGTTCTCTCGCGACGTCTGGCGGAAGGATGACCTTGATTTCCCGGGTGTCTGCGCCAATGGAGAAAGGGAATCCAGATCCGCTGCCGCCGAGAGCGACCCGGCTGCCAGAGGCATCATTCGCAATTGTCAATCGCGTGTCAGCGGCCCTCGTGAGTACGCGTAGATGCACGCGTGGCCGGTCGGCGTCGGCGTCGGTAATGAGGCGAACGCCCATTGGAACGTCACCCGTGTCGATGGTCAATGTCCGAAGGCCGGTCGGCAACTCGTGTGAATCGGTGACGACCCGACTGGCGCCGAGCCCGACCGCGAGCGTCCCCAAGCCGCCGACCGCAATGAACGCCACCAAAGCCGCGATAAGGACGAGTACCGCGCGCATCGCGGAGCGGCGCCCGCCCGCCCTCAGGGGCGGGCGGGGAGCCGACACATGGGGGTCTGCCATCGCTTAGGCCGGCGCGAAGGGTGGTATCTCCGTCCGACGCGGATGCTGGACGTAGCTGCTCCGGTCCACCGAGGTGGCGGCTCGCTTCAGTGTCAGCACAGCGTCGGTCTTGGTGGTGTGTGCATCATCGTTGTAAGCCTGCAGGCTCAACCACCCCGGCACATCGACGGCGTTGGCGATCTGCAGGAGAAGCCTCTCCAAGCGATCGATCTGTGCCTGCGCGGCGTGGGGCATCGCGGACTGCCAGTAGCCTGCCGCCACTCGTAGCGCCCCACCGAGACAGAAGCTGCACGGCCTTGCGCCGGGTTCGGTTCGTACGACATAGCCGCCTCCACCAACGTGCTCGGCGCGCTTCCGTACCCATCCGTCTGGAACGGCCGGGGTCGGGTGCACCTCACATCCCTCGGCGTCCCGGCAGTAGGTGCCTTGCGTCCACCCGCCTTCAACCTCGATGAGTGCCAAAGCGTCCTCGATAACCTCTCGGTCTGTCTTCATCGTGAGCCGATGATCGGCTGACGTCACTATCGTCGTCACGGTTTCTATCCCTTCTTGTTAAGACTCGAGGTAGCGCAGAACCGCAAGGACACGGCGGTTTCCGGTGTCGTCGGGCGCAAGCCCCAATTTCGTGAAGATGGAGGCGATGTGCTTCTCCGCGGAACCTGTCGAAATGTGCAGGGTCGCGGCGATGGCAGAGTTCGTCCTACCTTCGGCCATCAGTTGCAGGACGTCGCGTTCGCGAGGGGTTAGCTGATCCAGCGCGCTCCGGCGATGCGATCGCGCGAGGATCTGGGACACGACCTCTGGGTCGAGGAGAGTTCCACCGCCGCCCACGACGGACACTGCGTCCAGGAACGCCGGTACGTCAGCAACGCGGTCCTTGAGCAGGTAGCCGAAGCCGCGGGTGTCCGAGGTGATCAGCTCGGAGGCATAACGCTCCTCGACGTAGTGCGACAAGACCAATACGGGCGACTCTGGATTTTGGCTTCGCAGCTGCGCGGCGGCGCGAATTCCCTCATCGGTGAACGTAGGAGGCATCCTGACATCGACGATCACAAGATCCGGCTTTTCGTCGTTGACCAGGCCGAGCAGATTCGACGCATCAGTCACACTCGCTACCACCTCATGGCCGGCATCGACGAGTATGCGTTCGACACCTGCGCGCAACAACGCAGAATCCTCGGCGATCACGATGCGCATGGCAGCACCGCCGTGACAGTCGTGGACCCGGTGACCGGACT includes:
- the nreC_1 gene encoding response regulator containing a CheY-like receiver domain and an HTH DNA-binding domain; protein product: MRIVIAEDSALLRAGVERILVDAGHEVVASVTDASNLLGLVNDEKPDLVIVDVRMPPTFTDEGIRAAAQLRSQNPESPVLVLSHYVEERYASELITSDTRGFGYLLKDRVADVPAFLDAVSVVGGGGTLLDPEVVSQILARSHRRSALDQLTPRERDVLQLMAEGRTNSAIAATLHISTGSAEKHIASIFTKLGLAPDDTGNRRVLAVLRYLES
- the prrB_1 gene encoding signal transduction histidine kinase, giving the protein MSVLSRIFRRTPSLRTRVALATAIGAAIVVIIVGTVVWVGITNDRKERLDRRLDEAAGFAIPFLPRGLDEIPKSPTNQDAVITVHRGDEVTSNSDVVLPQLEPGYADTYVDGVRYRVRTVDIPYYPGPMSVAVGATYEATIADTNNLHRRVIIICVFAVGAASVFGWVLAAFAVRPLKSLAQQTRQIDAGDEDPDVEVRGATEAVEIAEAVKGLVERVWKEQDRTKAALASARDFASVSAHELRTPLTAMRTNLEVLSTLDLPEDQRKEVVNDVIRTQSRIEATLGALERLAQGELSTADDHVPVDITELLDRAAHDAMRVYSDLEVSLVPAPTVIIVGLPAGLRLAVDNAIANAVKHGGATRVQLSAVSSRAGVEIAIDDDGVGIPEEERSVVFERFSRGSTASVSGSGLGLALVAQQAELHGGTASLEESPLGGARLLLRLPGHQ
- a CDS encoding Protein of uncharacterised function (DUF2630) codes for the protein MTKDQDILDQVNRLVAEEQELRAQLQNREIDESEEHRRLKAVEVQLDQCWDLLRQRRALRETGGDPREAEVRPPDEVEGYLN
- a CDS encoding phytoene dehydrogenase-like oxidoreductase, whose translation is MLERLDHVGGAAVSAHAFDGVDARLSRYSYLVSLLPRRIVDDLGARVRLVRRRYSSYTPDPTTGGRTGLLIGPTSTFDAIGAADDESRFAGFYRRCGGLVERLWPTLLEALLTRTQARALVDDETAWRSMVDEPIGHAITSAVDSDVVRGVMATDALIGTFARLDDPSLIQNVCFLYHLLGGGTGDWDVPIGGMGAISGAFAAAAAGYGAEITCGAEVYAIDPDGEVRYRRNGVDHTVHGGVILANVTPSVLAGLLGEKPPESTPGAQVKVNLMLRRLPRLRDDAVTPEQAFGGTLHINEAFSQLDSAYLRADDGVVPDPLPCEIYCHSLTDPSILSDELRAAGAQTLTVFGLHTPHPLVSSGGPDRMRDALTSAVLSSLNSVLAEPIHDVLMEDSAGRLCIETKTTFDLEHSLGMTSGHIFHGALTWPFAEDDEPLDTPARRWGVATAHERILLCGAGSRRGGGVSGIGGHNAAMAVLES
- the fkbP gene encoding FKBP-type peptidyl-prolyl cis-trans isomerase, producing the protein MVITDLVVGDGAEAVPGGNVEVHYVGVEYDTGEEFDSSWNRGESIEFPLRGLIQGWQDGIPGMKVGGRRQLVIPPEQAYGPAGGGHRLSGKTLIFVIDLLATR
- the prrA gene encoding response regulator with CheY-like receiver domain and winged-helix DNA-binding domain, with protein sequence MVDDDPDVLASLERGLRLSGFDVSTAVDGAEALRSATETRPDAIVLDINMPVLDGVSVVTALRAMDNDVPVCVLSARSSVDDRVAGLEAGADDYLVKPFVLQELVARVKALLRRRGSTATFSSETIQVGPLEVDIPGRRARVNGVDVDLTKREFDLLAVLAEHKTAVLSRAQLLELVWGYDFAADTNVVDVFIGYLRRKLEAGGAPRLLHTVRGVGFVLRTQ